CTTTTTAAAGTTGCAGAACCGACTGACACCTCATTAGAAGATGTAACTGCTGAATTATTACCAAGTGCTACTGAATTTGTTATTCCTGCCGCTATTTTTACATTAGAACCCATTACAAAGTTATCATCGCCCGCTATTTTATTATCATTACCGAAGGCATAAGAACGATGACCTGTTACTATATTCGGATCTCCAAAAGCTCCTGAATTATTTCCGCTTACCTTATTCCCAAATCCGACTGCTGTTGATTTTTTTCCTGAAACTTCATTTTCATTTCCAAAAGCGGAACTTCTTACTCCACTGGCTGTGTTTCCATATCCAAATCCAGAACTTGCATATCCACTGGCTTCATTTCCAGTTCCAAAAGCAGAACTTCCTGTTTTACTTGCTGCATTTCCAAATCCAAAGGCGGAACTTGATCCTCCACTAGCTAGATTATAAGTTCCAAAAGCAGTACTTTCGTGTCCACTGGCTGTATTTTTATATCCAAAGGCGGAACTTGATCCTCCACTAGCTAGATTATAAGTTCCAAAAGCAGTACTTTCGTATCCACTGGCTGTATTTTTATATCCAAAGGCGGAACTAAAATCTCCACTGGCTATATTACGATTTCCAACAGCAGTACTCGTTTGCCCACTAGCTTCATTTGTATATCCAAAAGTGATACTTTCTCCTCCACTGGCTTTATTCTCATATCCAACAGCAGTACTTCCTCTTCCACTCGCTACATTCCAATATCCAAAGGCGGAACTTCTTGCTTTCATGGCTCTATTTTTAAATCCAAAGGCAGAACTTACTGCTACACTTGCTATATTATCAGCTCCAACAGCACTACTTTCTCTTCCATTGGCTTTATTTCCCACTCCTATTGCTGAGGCATAATATTTCTCTGTCGGCTCTGCTGGATTTCCTGCTTCATTTTTATATTCAACCCCCCCTTCAAAATAACTTTCTCCAACTGCAACGCTTTGATCCGAATGTGCAGTGCTTCCTGCTCCTGCCTGATATTTTGCTGCTAAAGATGATTGTGCTAATAAAATTAATAATGTAAGTGTTAAAAATTTTAAACTATTTTTCATAATAAACACCTCTTTTTATTTTTTATTTAAATTTATATAATCCTATCTTAATTATATTGTATCAAAAAAAAAAAAAACGCAACAATTTTATACATTTTATCTTAATAAATTTTATTATTTATTTTTTGAATTTGAAATATAGGAAATTTCGTGCTTTAAGATTTTTATATAAGATATCGGTATCTATATTCTTTCTCTTGAAAAGTTAAATAACTATACTTTTTAATAAAAAATATATTAAATTTGTATTTTCTTAGAAAAAATAAAGCCAAAACATACCTAAAAATTTTTCTAAAAAAGAAAACTTTTCACTTAAAAATTCTCAAACCAAGCTATATTTCAAAATCTAATTGAAAAAATTTTTTTATATGCTATAATAAAGCTATAATATTTCTGACCTTTCCGCTATTTCCAGGAGGTTTTGGGCCTAATGTCGTCACTGGAGTTGGCTCTGTTTATAATAGTTCAGATACATCACGAATATTTGTACATATTACGGATACTGTATATTCTAAATAACTGACTACCACTTTATTTCTTGGCGACTAAAACCGTAATGAGGCGACTGGTCGGATTTTTTTTATGGTTATCTTAGAAAAAATGAAATCCGAAGGATTGAAATTTTTTCTTAGATACCCAAATGTATACTGTTTCACAGCATCAAAGGAAATCTAAGTAAAAGCTTCACTTTTACTAATATTTCCTAAGAAAATTTAGGGAGTTGCCAGCGAAGTATGAGCGAAGCAAACACTAAAATTTTACTATTATTAGTGCAGATTAGTAAAATAAATGATATAATTATTTATTGTAATATAAATTAAAAATAAACTTTGTATATAAATGGAGAAAAAATATGAAAATAATTACTAAAGATTTAACAGATATTTTTGAAAAAATGATTTCTAAGCTTTATCCTGATAAGGAATTAAAGCCTTTGGAAATTTCTATTGCAACTAATGAAAATTTTGGAGATTTTCAATGTAATTTTGCAATGATGAATTCTAAAATAATTAGAGAAAATCCAAGAAAAATTGCTGAAACTATAAAAGAAAATTTACCTGAAAACAATGTTATAGAAAAAATTGAAATCGCAGGACCGGGATTTATAAATATATTTTTAAAGGATTCATATATTTCATCTTTTATAAATAAAATAGGTGAAAGATATGATTTTTCATTTTTAAATACTTCAGGAGATGTCGTAATAGACTATTCTTCTCCTAATATAGCTAAAAGAATGCATATAGGTCATTTAAGATCTACAATTATTGGAGATTCTATCTGTAGAATCTATAAATACCTTGGCTATAATACAATTGCCGACAATCATATCGGAGATTGGGGTACACAATTTGGAAAACTTATCATAGGTTATAATAATTATCTTAACAAAGAAGCATATAAAGAAAGTCCTGTTGAAGAGTTAGAAAGGGTCTATGTTGAATTTTCAAAAGCTGCTGAAAAAAATCCCGAACTTGAAGATATTGCAAGAGCAGAGTTGAAAAAATTACAGGATGGTGATGAAGAAAATAATGCCCTTTGGAAAGAATTTATAGAAGCTTCACTAAATGAATATAATAGACTCTATAAACGAATGAATGTTCATTTTGATACTTATTACGGAGAATCTTTCTATCATCCTATGATGCCTGAAGTTCTTGAGGAACTGATTGAAAGAAAAATAGCTGTGGATGACGAGGGGGCAAAGGTTGTATTTTTTGATGAAAAAGATAACTTATTTCCTTGTATTGTTCAAAAAAAAGATGGAGCTTTTCTCTATGCAACATCTGATATAGCAACTGTTAAATTTAGAAAAAATAATTATAATTTGAATAAGATTATATATGTTACAGATGAAAGACAGCAAGATCATTTTAAACAGTTCTTTAAAATTACAGATATGCTAGGTTGGAATGTTGAAAAACATCATATCTGGTTTGGAATTATGAGATTTGCTGATGGAATTTTCTCAACTCGTAAAGGAAATGTTATAAGACTTGAAGAACTTTTAGATGAAGCTCATAAACGAGCATATCAAATAGTTAATGAAAAAAATCCTGATTTAACTGAAGAAGAAAAAGAAAATATTGCTGAAGTTGTCGGTGTAAGCTCTGTTAAATATGCCGATTTATCTCAAAACAGACAGAGCCCTGTTATATTTGAATGGGATAAAATTTTAAGTTTTGAAGGTAATACCGCTCCTTACTTACTTTATTCCTATGCAAGAATACAGTCTATTCTTTCCAAAGTAAGCAATATGAATATTAAATTGGATAAAGTTATAGATATTAGACTAGATAATAAATTTGAAAGAGCTTTGGCTACTCATTTATTAAACTTTCCATTATCTATTTTAAAATCAGCTGAAACTTTCAAACCAAATTTAATTGCTGACTACCTATATGACTTATCTAAAAAACTAAATAGTTTTTATAATAATTGTCCTATACTTAGCCAAGATAAAGAAATATTAGAATCTCGAGCTTTATTGATAAAAAAGACCGGTGAAATTTTAAAAGAAGGGTTAGATTTATTAGGAATAAAAGTTTTAAATAAAATGTAGAAAGTAAAAACCGACTTCTAAAACTGAAAGTCGGTTTTTTATAATATTATTTTTTTATTTTTGTTGTTTTAGCAGTTTTAGTTGTAGTTTTTTCAGTATTTTTATTTTTTGTAATAATAGGAACATTAGCAACTAAAGCCACTTTTCTCGGATCATCTTCACAAGGTGAAATTTCTATATTTAATTTTGATTTATCAATTTCTACATATTTTGATAAAACTTTTAAGATATCATCTTTCATATTTTCCAAAACACCTGAAGGCAACATAGCCCTATCTTGAATTAAAACAAATTTTAATCTATTTTTCGCATCATCTTTTGATTTCTCTTTTTTAAAAAAACTAAAAATTCCCATTTTATCACCTTTTGAAAACATATTTTATTTTGTCTAATAAGCCCATTTTTACATTTAAATCTAAAAATGGAACTTCTTCACCCTTTATTCTGTTAGCTATATTTCTATAAGCTTTGGCTGCTAAGCTATCTCCTTTATAAACTAAAGGTTCTCCTTTATTTGTTGAAATAACTATTGCTTCATCATCTGGAACTACTCCAATGAGTTTTATAGCCAATATATCAAGCATATCATCTACGCTTAACATATTTCCTTCTTTTACCATTTCCATTTTTATTCTGTTAACTATAAGTTTTGGTTCTTTTATTCCTGAGGCTTCCAAAAGTCCTATGATTCTATCTGCATCTCTTGTTGCAGAAATTTCAGGTGTTGTAACAACTATAGCTTCGTTTGCCGCAACAATTGCATTCCTAAATCCTTGTTCTATACCTGCTGGGCAATCAATCAGAAGAAAATCAAAATCTTCTTTTAAAGTATTTATCAAAGTTTTCATTTGTTCCGGTGAAACATCATTTTTATCCCTTATTTGTGCTGCCGGTAAAAGAGATAAGTTAGAACACCTCTTATCCCTTATAAGAGCTTGAGGTATTCTACATCTTCCTTCCATTACATCAACTAAATCATAAACTATTCTATTTTCCAATCCCATTACAACATCGAGATTTCTTAGCCCTATATCTGTATCTATAAGCAAAACTCTATTTCCTGCCTCAGCAAGAGCTGCTCCTATGTTAGCTGTGGTAGTAGTTTTCCCAACTCCACCTTTTCCAGAAGTAATAACTATAACTCTAGCACTCATTTTGATCACAACTCCTCAATTACTAATTCTTGATTTTTTATTTGAGCAACTTTAAATTTACTTGATTTTTTAACTCTATTCGAGTCTAAAATTTCTTTCTGTAAATCATTAACTGTTTTCATACCTATAGTTATCTGTATGGGATTAAATGAGGTTGCTCCAACAAAAGCATCTATATCTCCACCAAGACCTGCATAAACAGTTCCATTTAGATGACCTACTACAATTATATTTCCTTTAGCTTTTACTATTGCCCCCGGATTCACATCTCCCATTATTACTACATTACCATCATATTCCACCTTTGCACCAGATCTTAATGTCCCTCTATGAAAATAGGTCTTTCCTTCTTCAGTTAAAGCCTTAGGTATAATATATTTCATATCTTCTTTATTAAATTTTTCTGAAAATACATAGGCTATAGTAATATCACTATTTTCAGTAACCACTTTTATTAAAATATTCTCTTCTTCTGTACTCAAAGGTCTACCGGCAAACTCAATAGCAAGATTACTTTTTCCTATAAAGTTTCTTGCTTCACTAATTTTATTTGCTAGTTTTTCAGATAAAGTTAAGAAATCTATTTTAGGATCTAAATTAATTTCCAATCTATCCTTTTTTCCTTTGACAACTATATAATTATTCATATCTTTCACCCTAATAAAAATATGGTATACTCTTAAAGAGTATACCATATTAATCTGTCTTTTTCAAATATAATAAAATTATAAGTTCCAATTCTTAAGTTTTTTTCTTAAAACTTCTATTTCTACCTTTAGATCTGACATCAAATATTCTAATATTTCCTTAGTTGTTCTTTCCTCATTTACCATTGCAGCAACTTGCCCGGACATAATACTTCCATTTTCAGCATCTCCATCGACAGCTGCAAGCTTCAAACTTCCCTTTCCAAGCTCTTCTATTTCTTCTTTAGAAGCACCTTTTCTCTCTAAGTCTAGCATTTCTTTTGCCAACTTATTTTCTATAACTCTAACAGGATGTCCTGTAAAATTACCAGTTGTTACTGTTGATCTATCTCTTGCTTTAAGTATTGCATTCTTATAATTTTGGTGAATTAGACATTCTTTTGCAGTCAAGAAAATAGTTCCACATTGAACTGCTTCTGCTCCCATAGAAAGAGCTGCTAAAAATTGTTTTCCACTTGCTATTCCTCCTGCTGCAATAACCGGAATTTTTACAGCATTAACTATCTGAGGTAAAAGAGCCATAGTTGTTAAGCTTCCAATATGTCCTCCACTTTCTGTTCCCTCTACAATTACAGCATCTACACCTAATTTTTCCATTCTCTCTGCCAACTTTACAGTAGGAATAACAGGAATTATTTTTACTCCTGCACTTTTTAATTTTTCTACAAATGGACCGGGATTTCCTGCTCCAGTCGTAATTACTTTTACGCCTTCCTCTATACAAACATCTACCTGTTCTGCGACATCTGGACGAAGAAGCATAAGATTAACACCTATAGGATTATCTGTTATTTGCTTCGCCTTTTTTATATTTTCTCTCAAAAGGTTAGGTTCCATTCCTGCTCCAGCGATAATACCTAAACCTCCATCTTTAGAAACAGCTCCTGCAAGTTCTCCATTCGATATCCATGCCATAGCTCCTTGAAATATAGGATATTTTATCCCCAGTAATTCACATATTTTATTATTTTCCATTCTTTAATAACCCCCTGTAAAATATAGCTTATATTTCAATTTTTTTACTTATATAAATATACCCTGAGGGAAAATACGCATATATTGAATATCTTAGTGCTGCTTCCTTCCAGACCTGACACGGTTCAACACCAATATATCGTAAAACCCTAAGGGCTATTAATTATAGCATTTATAACTAATAATGTCAATTATAAAATACTCTTATCAATTTAAAAACTTATTTAAATATTCTTCTTTTATTTTTTCTCTCATTTTTACTTTTAATGATGAATTTTCATCATTTATTATTTTTTCAAAAGCGTCAGCAAAATCAGTTTTTATAATAAGTTTTCTACCTCTTGTGTCATAGCTGTAAGCTATTTCACCGCCTCTTAGTTCAGATAATATAGGTATAACAAGTTCTCTAATAAGAGCATCTCCTATTTTCATAGATTTAGCGAGTTCTTCACCATTTAATTCTAAATTTTTGAAATAAATTTTTCCTTCTGTGTGTAAGAAATCATTATCTGTATATACATATTGATTTGCTGTTGCCTCTCCACCTATAAATGTTTTATTGTCAAAATCAACTGAATTTAACTCAGGTACATTTAAAGACATTTCTGTCTTATATTTTTGAAAATTAATATATCCTCTTAATTCTCCTATAGTATTTCCCTTTTCACCAAAGAGTTTGAAATTTATATTGTCTTTATTTTCCGTAATTTTTGAAGAGAAATTTTTTATTTCTCCATTAAAATTTATGCCATACATACTGGATGTCAAGCTTATACTGTTAAAATATAGCTCCCAATCATCTTTATTTTCTTCTATATTTTCTAAAAATTTTCTCCTGTCTATCTCATTTACCAATTTTAAATATTTTAAATAAAATTCATATATTTTTTGTTCATAGACAGTATTTAAATAAAGATTTATATAGCTGTCTAAATCCTGTAATATAAATCTATTCTTATTTAGAAAATTTTTAACTATATCATTTAAAACTTCTTTAAACTGTTGATCTCTTTTAAGCTCATTAAATTGAAACTTAATTTTTTCTAAATCTAATTTTTTTACTACATCTTTTGACGATTTTCCTACAATAGATATTTCATTTAATATCTCTGAAATATTGTTCTTATCTATACTCTTTATCTTCTTTAAGCTATCCTTTATATTCTCTATCTCATTTTCAACAGATTCATCTTTTATTTCTTTACCTAAATTCATTAAACTGGAATACTTATCTCTTATAGCTTCATCTATTTTTACACTATCTATATCTATTTTTTCCAAATATAAATTTTTTAGCTCTGTTAAAACTTTATCTCTTTTAAAATTTTCTTCCGCCTCTGTTATTCTATCTGAAAAAATATCATTTTTATTTGAGATTTGACTACTATTTGTATCTAAATTTTGAAAAATTACTATATTATCTATCTCTGTATCATTAAATGTAACTTTTCTTTTTGTATAATCTACACTGTAATAACTTTTAAACTCATCTATTTTTATAAATTGATTATCTTTATTCAGTGCACTTGATATCTTAATATCCTTTATAACTATATAGTTATCTAATGGACTCAAATATACTCGTTCTATGTATACCGGAGCATTATTTATTTTACTAAGTCTTCTTTGTAAAAATTCTTTTATTATAAAATCTTTAGCTATAAAGATTCCAACTATAAGAATTAATACAATTAAAAATATTATCCCAATTATTTTTTTCGCTTTTGCCACCATAATTAACTCCTACACAAATTTTTTGATTAAAAGCTTAAACTTATCCTTTTTTGATAAGCCTTTTTCTTCATAAACTATAAACTTCCCAAATTTCCTTATAATTATAATATCCCCTATATTTATTTTGCAACTTTTTTCTCTCTCCAATATATAGTTGACCTGTACATTTCCTAAATCTATATAATTAACTGCTGATGTTCTTGAAAGATTTGAAAGTTCAGCTACTATTGAATCAAGCCTTAAAGAAGAAAGAGTTATATTTATATCCTTAAACTCAGTCTTAGGGACCTCACTTTCTTCTATCTCAATGACCTCAACTGGTGAATTATTTATTCTTAATAAATTTATTTTTAAAAAATCTAACATATTTTCTATTATTATACCATAACAAACATCATCTTTTACTAGTAAATCTCCCAATACGCCTCTTTTAATGCCAAGACTTAAAATAGTTCCCAAATAATGTTTATGTTCCAACAAATTAAATTTTGATTTTTTTATAATCTTAAAAAATCTAACAGGAAAATATATCAATTCTTCCGGAAAATCTTTGGGAGAAAGTGCTAAAATTTTTTTCTCACTTTCTTCATTCAATCCTTTAAAATAAAATTTAATATCTCTATGATATAAATTTTTTAATTGTGAAAGAGGATAGAAATCATTGGAATAAACAACACTATCATTCTTTATACATAAATCTATATAATTTTCTAATTTTTCCATTTTTATTTCCTTAATTGTCCAAATTTAACTTAACAATATACTATCATAAATTAATTTTTTTTAAAGCTTATTTTTTTATTTTATCCATTTAGACTCATTTGAACTCTATTTAATAAATTTCTAAAGTAACTTGAAAGATTATTTAAAGAAGTATATAATAATAAGATAAATTGCTATTTTTGTAAAAAATTTTAAAGTGAGGTATTAAAATATGGTTAAGAAAAAATATATCGCCCCCAATCTTATTACCGCAGGTAATATGTTTTTAGGCTATTTGAGTATAACTGAATCTATAAAAGGCAGATATGATATGGCAATTTGGTTTATCATTCTTGCTATGATTTGTGATGGTTTAGATGGAAAAACAGCTAGAAAATTGGATGCTTTCAGTGAATTTGGTAAGGAATTTGATTCTTTTTGTGATGCAATTTCATTTGGTTTAGCTCCTTCTATGTTGGTATATTCAATTTTAAGTTCTTCTGTTCCAACAGGAGTTTTTACTCTGCCTGTATCATTTATATATGCTCTTTGTGGTGTTATGCGTCTTGTTAAATTCAATATAATCAATGTCGCTTCAAGTGAAAAAGGTGACTTCAGCGGTATGCCCATACCTAATGCTGCTGCAATGGTAATTTCTTACTATATGATTTGTACCGCTATTCAGAAAAATTTCGATTTAAATCTATTTGATATTAATATATTTATAGGAATTACAGTTATATCTGCCACTTTGATGGTAAGTACTATTCCATTTAAAACTCCGGATAAGACTTTTTCCTTTGTTCCGAAAAAATTAGCTCCTATTTTAATAGTTGTAATAATAGCAACATTAAAATACAGCATCTTTATAGTATCATTTACTTATGTAATTTTAAATCTAATTTCTTATTTTAATAGTAGATTTTTTCCAGAAAGTTCTTCTGATAAACCTGAGGTTGAAGAATTTATTGAAGTTATTGAGGAGGACTAATTCTTATGTTTTCTCAAGACGATAAAATTAATATTTTAATCATAAGATTTAAAAGAATAGGTGATGCTATTTTAACATTACCAATTTGTAATTCTTTGAAACAAACTTTTCCCAATGCCAGTATTGACTATGTTTTATATGAGGAAATGGCTCACTTATTTTATGGTCATCCCTATATAGATAATGTTATTACCATTAAAGATGGTGAAAGAAAAAATATATTTAAATACATAAAAAAAGTCTACAAAGTAACTAGAAAAAAATATGACATTATTATAGATGTTATGTCCACTCCTAAAAGTGAGTTATTTTGTCTTTTTTCTTTAAAAAGTCCTTTGAGAATAGGAAGACATAAAGAATGGCGTGGATATACTTATACCCATAGAACAAAAGAGGGGGATTCCCTGAATAAAATTGATAAATTTCTAAAACAGCTGCTTCCACCTATATCGGAAGCCGGTTTTAATGTGAAGCAATGCTATGACTTTAAGTTTTCCTCTTCTGATATAGAGAAAGAAAAATATAGAAATTTACTTGAAAAAGCAGGTGTTGATTTTTTAAAGCCAGTGGTGGCTTTTTCAATTTATTCAAGAGTACAGCATAAGATATACCCTATTGAAAAAATGAAACAGGTAGTTAAATATTTGATTGATAAATATGATGCACAAATTATATTTTTCTTTTCACCTGATCAAAAAGAAGCTATTCAAAATATACATAGAGAAATGGGAGAGAATAAAAATATTTTTTCAAATATCGAAACTCCAACTATAAGAGATTTAGTTCCTTTTTTAGAGAATTGTGATTTCTATATTGGAAATGAAGGTGGGGCTAGACATTTAGCGCAAGGTGTAGGTTTACCTTCACTGGCTATATTCAGTCCAAGTTCCGAATTAAAAGAATGGTTACCTTTTCCAAGTGAATCAAATATGGGATTATCACCATACACTGTTTCACTTTCTCTTAATATGCCGAAAACAGAATTTGAAAGCTTGAATTTTGAAGAAAAATTTAACTTAATAACTGTAGAAATTATTTGCAATGAAATTGATAAATTATTTAAAAATAATAAAAGGAAGTAATTTATGAATAAGAAAATTATATACTACATTCTTTCTAACTTATTTAAAATTCTTATTTTTTTATTTCTTTTTCCTTTAGGCATAAGTTTTTACTATGGGGAAGGATTAAGACTTTATATTTCATTTATCGCTCCAATGCTTATTTTAGGTATTTTAACATATAAATTTTCCAGAGAAAATCCGGAAGACCATAGCTTTTTCTCTAAAGAAGGCTTGGTAATAGTTTCACTTTCTTGGCTACTTATCTCCTTTTTTGGAGCTATGCCTCTTTATTTAAGTGGGAATATAGATAGTTTTATCAGTGCATTTTTTGAAAGTGTCAGTGGATTTACAACAACCGGGGCTACAATTGTGTCTGATATTGAAGCTATGCATAAATCTATTATTTTTTGGAGGAGCTTCACTCACTTAGTTGGAGGAATGGGAGTTTTAGTTTTAGTTTTAGCAATATTACCAAAGGGAAATAATAAGGCTCTTTATATAATGAGAGCTGAAGTCCCAGGTCCAAGTGTTGGTAAACTTGTAGCAAAAATGAGCTATAATTCAAGAATTTTATATATTATTTATCTCACTATAACGGCTATTTTAATAATTCTTTTAATGTTAGGAGGAATGAGTTTTTTTGATTCTTGTATCCATGCTTTTGGAACTGCCGGAACAGGTGGATTCAGCTCTAAGAATTCCAGTATAGCTTTTTATAACAGTTCATATATCCACTATGTTTTAGGATTTGGAATGCTTGCCTTTGGGCTTAACTTTAACCTATTTTATTTACTTATACTGGGAAATATAAAACAAGTTTTAAAAAGTGAGGAAACTAAATATTATTTATTTTTTGTATTTTCTTCTGTAACTTTAATTTGTTTTAATATATATAAAACCTATGATTCTTTTTTAAAGATGGTAAGGGATGTATTTTTTACCGTTTCCTCAATTATGACTACTACCGGCTTTTCTACAGTTGATTTTGGACAATGGCCTCTTTTTTCTCAAATTATATTGCTGCTACTTATGTTCATAGGTGGCTGTGCTGGCTCTACTGCAGGTGGTTTTAAGGTTGCAAGAGTAGTTATTGTACTTAAAAAAATCGCTAAAGAATTTAAAAAAATTGGTCATCCCAATAAAATAATAAATTTAAAATT
The DNA window shown above is from Fusobacterium russii ATCC 25533 and carries:
- a CDS encoding YadA-like family protein; protein product: MKNSLKFLTLTLLILLAQSSLAAKYQAGAGSTAHSDQSVAVGESYFEGGVEYKNEAGNPAEPTEKYYASAIGVGNKANGRESSAVGADNIASVAVSSAFGFKNRAMKARSSAFGYWNVASGRGSTAVGYENKASGGESITFGYTNEASGQTSTAVGNRNIASGDFSSAFGYKNTASGYESTAFGTYNLASGGSSSAFGYKNTASGHESTAFGTYNLASGGSSSAFGFGNAASKTGSSAFGTGNEASGYASSGFGYGNTASGVRSSAFGNENEVSGKKSTAVGFGNKVSGNNSGAFGDPNIVTGHRSYAFGNDNKIAGDDNFVMGSNVKIAAGITNSVALGNNSAVTSSNEVSVGSATLKRKITNVADGELSATSTDAVTGRQLYNAMQNNVGIENLKADVNERFTEVNKRFADVKSEINHVGSLSAALSALKPIQYDPQAPNQIMAGFGHYRNKQSIAVGMSHYFGENVLMTAGLAIGSERRVKTMANVGLTWKLGKGGSSSATNTPAYIMQDEMSRLTRENNQLKAQVNSQALELKEIKEQLKLLLEKK
- the argS gene encoding arginine--tRNA ligase, producing the protein MKIITKDLTDIFEKMISKLYPDKELKPLEISIATNENFGDFQCNFAMMNSKIIRENPRKIAETIKENLPENNVIEKIEIAGPGFINIFLKDSYISSFINKIGERYDFSFLNTSGDVVIDYSSPNIAKRMHIGHLRSTIIGDSICRIYKYLGYNTIADNHIGDWGTQFGKLIIGYNNYLNKEAYKESPVEELERVYVEFSKAAEKNPELEDIARAELKKLQDGDEENNALWKEFIEASLNEYNRLYKRMNVHFDTYYGESFYHPMMPEVLEELIERKIAVDDEGAKVVFFDEKDNLFPCIVQKKDGAFLYATSDIATVKFRKNNYNLNKIIYVTDERQQDHFKQFFKITDMLGWNVEKHHIWFGIMRFADGIFSTRKGNVIRLEELLDEAHKRAYQIVNEKNPDLTEEEKENIAEVVGVSSVKYADLSQNRQSPVIFEWDKILSFEGNTAPYLLYSYARIQSILSKVSNMNIKLDKVIDIRLDNKFERALATHLLNFPLSILKSAETFKPNLIADYLYDLSKKLNSFYNNCPILSQDKEILESRALLIKKTGEILKEGLDLLGIKVLNKM
- the minE gene encoding cell division topological specificity factor MinE, which translates into the protein MGIFSFFKKEKSKDDAKNRLKFVLIQDRAMLPSGVLENMKDDILKVLSKYVEIDKSKLNIEISPCEDDPRKVALVANVPIITKNKNTEKTTTKTAKTTKIKK
- the minD gene encoding septum site-determining protein MinD, which translates into the protein MSARVIVITSGKGGVGKTTTTANIGAALAEAGNRVLLIDTDIGLRNLDVVMGLENRIVYDLVDVMEGRCRIPQALIRDKRCSNLSLLPAAQIRDKNDVSPEQMKTLINTLKEDFDFLLIDCPAGIEQGFRNAIVAANEAIVVTTPEISATRDADRIIGLLEASGIKEPKLIVNRIKMEMVKEGNMLSVDDMLDILAIKLIGVVPDDEAIVISTNKGEPLVYKGDSLAAKAYRNIANRIKGEEVPFLDLNVKMGLLDKIKYVFKR
- a CDS encoding septum site-determining protein MinC gives rise to the protein MNNYIVVKGKKDRLEINLDPKIDFLTLSEKLANKISEARNFIGKSNLAIEFAGRPLSTEEENILIKVVTENSDITIAYVFSEKFNKEDMKYIIPKALTEEGKTYFHRGTLRSGAKVEYDGNVVIMGDVNPGAIVKAKGNIIVVGHLNGTVYAGLGGDIDAFVGATSFNPIQITIGMKTVNDLQKEILDSNRVKKSSKFKVAQIKNQELVIEEL
- a CDS encoding nitronate monooxygenase; protein product: MENNKICELLGIKYPIFQGAMAWISNGELAGAVSKDGGLGIIAGAGMEPNLLRENIKKAKQITDNPIGVNLMLLRPDVAEQVDVCIEEGVKVITTGAGNPGPFVEKLKSAGVKIIPVIPTVKLAERMEKLGVDAVIVEGTESGGHIGSLTTMALLPQIVNAVKIPVIAAGGIASGKQFLAALSMGAEAVQCGTIFLTAKECLIHQNYKNAILKARDRSTVTTGNFTGHPVRVIENKLAKEMLDLERKGASKEEIEELGKGSLKLAAVDGDAENGSIMSGQVAAMVNEERTTKEILEYLMSDLKVEIEVLRKKLKNWNL
- a CDS encoding YlmH/Sll1252 family protein, with the translated sequence MEKLENYIDLCIKNDSVVYSNDFYPLSQLKNLYHRDIKFYFKGLNEESEKKILALSPKDFPEELIYFPVRFFKIIKKSKFNLLEHKHYLGTILSLGIKRGVLGDLLVKDDVCYGIIIENMLDFLKINLLRINNSPVEVIEIEESEVPKTEFKDINITLSSLRLDSIVAELSNLSRTSAVNYIDLGNVQVNYILEREKSCKINIGDIIIIRKFGKFIVYEEKGLSKKDKFKLLIKKFV
- the pssA gene encoding CDP-diacylglycerol--serine O-phosphatidyltransferase, yielding MVKKKYIAPNLITAGNMFLGYLSITESIKGRYDMAIWFIILAMICDGLDGKTARKLDAFSEFGKEFDSFCDAISFGLAPSMLVYSILSSSVPTGVFTLPVSFIYALCGVMRLVKFNIINVASSEKGDFSGMPIPNAAAMVISYYMICTAIQKNFDLNLFDINIFIGITVISATLMVSTIPFKTPDKTFSFVPKKLAPILIVVIIATLKYSIFIVSFTYVILNLISYFNSRFFPESSSDKPEVEEFIEVIEED
- a CDS encoding glycosyltransferase family 9 protein yields the protein MFSQDDKINILIIRFKRIGDAILTLPICNSLKQTFPNASIDYVLYEEMAHLFYGHPYIDNVITIKDGERKNIFKYIKKVYKVTRKKYDIIIDVMSTPKSELFCLFSLKSPLRIGRHKEWRGYTYTHRTKEGDSLNKIDKFLKQLLPPISEAGFNVKQCYDFKFSSSDIEKEKYRNLLEKAGVDFLKPVVAFSIYSRVQHKIYPIEKMKQVVKYLIDKYDAQIIFFFSPDQKEAIQNIHREMGENKNIFSNIETPTIRDLVPFLENCDFYIGNEGGARHLAQGVGLPSLAIFSPSSELKEWLPFPSESNMGLSPYTVSLSLNMPKTEFESLNFEEKFNLITVEIICNEIDKLFKNNKRK